Within the Oceanispirochaeta sp. genome, the region AGCTCCATCTTCTTGGGCAGAGCATCTTCGCAGTTATAGCTTTCAAGATCCTTGTATAGGAATCTAATCATTTCTGAAACATCAGTTGTAAACTTTAAGCGTTCCTGCACCAGGGGAAAGGCTCCGTCCAATATGGCCGTCTCTTCTTCTGTCATAGGATACGAAACAATACCGTCTTTCTGAAGAATGGGAATAAGAAGCTCCAGAAGGGATTCTTTACTTTTCATACGAATGTACTGACCGTTGAACCATTCCAGTTTTTTATAGTCAAATACGGCTGGAGCCTTATTTATTCTTTCCATAGAAAAGAGTTGTTCCAGATCTTCCCTGGTAAAAAACTCTCTGGAATCATCAAAGGACCAACCCAATAGAGAGATATAATTTATGATGGCCTCGGGGAGATAACCGGTCTTTCTAAAATCAACAAGAGAGGTTGAACCATGCCGTTTGGAAAGTTTTGATCCATCTTTTCCCATCACCAGGGGAAGATGACAGTATTTAGGGGGAGTCCAGCCGAAGGCTTCATACAGGATGACATGAAGTGGTCCTGAGGGTATCCACTCCTGGGCTCTCATAATATGAGTGATTTCCATCCTATGGTCATCGATTACATTTGCCAGGTGATATGTGGGAAAACCATCCGTTTTCACAATAACCGGATCCGGACTGACGTCACTGTTTTTCCGGGTAATGTCCCCCATAACTTCATCGTGGAAGGTCGTTTTCCCTTCAAGGGGAACCTTCAGACGGAGAACACAGGATTCACCCGCTTCTTTCCGTGCAAGAGCTTCGGCAGGGTCCAGGTCCCGGCAGTGACGATCATATCCCTGAACACTGGACTTATTTTTTTTCTGCTCTTCCCTTACGGATTCCAGTCGTTCAGAACTGCAGAAGCAGTAGTATGCCTTATCGGTTTTCAATAGTTTCTGAGCATAATCCTGGTAGATATCAAAACGTTTGGACTGCTGATAGGGACCGAACTCACCTTTGCCGGGGCCCTCATCCCAGGGGATATCCAGCCAGTCCAGGGTATCATAGAGATCCTGAAGAGCTTCATCGTTGTACCGTTCCTGGTCAGTATCCTCGATTCGGAGTATAAAAGAGCCGCCATTGGCTTTTGCAAAAAAGTAATTAAAAAGCGCCGTTCTGACTCCACCGATGTGCTGTAAACCGGTGGGTGACGGAGCATATCGAACACGCACTGACATGGTAATTCCTTAGCCTTAGAGATTGGATTATTATACTCCCCAGTCCAGAGCGAGTAAACTACCCCCTCCGGTCATAAGCATGTATGAGACCAAGAATGCTCTGCATCTCAGACAGAGTCATTGATCGTCAAAAAAAAGTATCTAATTAAAAAAACCCGTTCCGAAGAACAGGCTCTGATATAAAATTAAAAATTTATTTTACTCCCTAGCACTGGTAGCGGGATTCTGGTTTACCAGATTATCGACTTCACTTTGAATCGTCTGAGACTTCTGAATAGACTCATCCATGCCGGCACCCTCATCCCTGGTATAGCTGATACTGGCATTCAAGTGAGCAATACGAGTATTATTCTTTTTAGTCTGAACAATATTTCTGTTGATATAGCGAATATTTTTTTCTACTGATAGATTATGGAGTTTTATCTGGGCATTCAATTCTTGATTTTTCTGTTCAAGAGCATATCGCTGGGATCTGTTGGTAGAAATTTGAGAGTTCAGCCTGGCTTTCATATCTGCATCATTAACACTCTGCATGATGCTGTACAGTTCACCAGCCTGACTGCTGATCTTTCCCTGAGTAACGAAAATATTTCTTTTAAGACCTTCCATCGCCTCAATTTCATTACGGAGAGTGGTGTTTTCTGATTCATACTGGCTGTTTTCATCTGACATGGCACTGTTTTCTTCAGTCAATGCATCAATTTCTGCCTGTGCTGAAGGAATATCGACGGCTTCGGGTGAAGTCTGGGCAAAAATGGTTCCTGTCGATAAAACAAGTACCATAAGAAATAAGAGGGATTTACGCATTCGGATGCTCCTGAAACTAATCTTTTTTTATATTTAACTAAAATTATAACTGACAAAATCAAACCTTACAAGATTAAAAATTATCAATTACTCTTGAATGTAGGTTTCAAAGAAGCTTTCCAGCCTGTTTGCCACCAGAGACAGAACTTCCAGATCCGGAAGAAAAACCATTCTAAAATGATCCGGTTCTTTCCAGTTAAATCCTGTACCCTGCACAAGGAGAGTTCTGGTTTCTGTAAGGATGTCATATATCAGCTTTTCATCATTATGAACATTGAATTTCCCTGCATCGATCTTTGGGAACATATAGAGGGCTCCCTGGGGTTTGACACAGCTGATTCCGGGTATGGATATGAGCTTTTCATAAAAAAAATCCCGTTGGTTTCGCAGCCGGCCGCCCGGAGCCACAAGATCCTTGATGCTCTGATATCCACCCAGGGCTGTTTGTATACCCAACTGAGCCGGAACATTGCTGCACAACCTCATATTCGACAGAATATCCAGCCCCTCAATATAATCTGAGGCGATTTTCCTGTTTCCGCTGAGAATCATCCATCCTGCCCGGAATCCTGCGGCTCTGTAAGATTTACTCAAACCGTTGAAAGTAACAATTAAAATATCGTCAGCCAAAGAGGCCATGGGAATATGAACTGAATCGTCATAGAGGATTTTGTCATATATTTCATCCGAAAAAATAATAAGGTCATGTTCACGGGCAATTTCAATGATGGCTTCCAGGATTTCTCTGGGATAGACGCTTCCTGTCGGGTTATTGGGGTTGATAACAACAATCCCCCGGGTATTCTCATTAATCTTACTCTTAATATCATCCAGATCGGGATACCAGAGCGCCTGTTCATCACAGGTATAGTGGACTGCTTTTCCACCGGCCAATACGGATGCCGCAGTCCAGAGAGGATAATCGGGCATGGGAATAAGGATCTCATCACCGTTATTGAGAAGACCGTGCATGGCCATGGAGATGAGTTCGCTGACACCATTTCCCAGATAGATATCGTCGGTGTCCACACCCTGAATCCCCAGCCGCTGACATTCGTGCATCACAGCCTTTCGGGCAGAGAAGACACCCTTTGAATCGGAATATCCCTGAGCCTCCAGTAGATTCAGAATGATATCGTGCCGGATTTCATCAGGAGCATCGAATCCGAAGACCCCGGGATTCCCTGTATTCAGTTTGAGAATTCTATACCCTTCCTCTTCCAATCTCATAGCTTCTTTCAGCACAGGACCGCGTATGTCATAACACACATTGTCCAATTTATGAGACTTCTTGATCAACATTGTTCAGATCCTTTATTTGTTTTCAGAAACACTGCCATACAGCCAACTCTGACTGTCATCCAGAATACTGGAGAGCAGCAGAACCACAATATTATTGTTTTTACTCTTGTGAACTTCTTTCTGAAGGCTATTTCTATCAGGAAATTTTTTCAGAAAATCCTGTTTATTCCGTTCCTGGACCTCATCATAATCATTTCCTGAGATTGTGGAGACAAGATACATGGACAAAAGGCGCAGGATAGAGTCTTTGTCCTGAGAAGACAGATCAGACAGATAGGGATTAGCTTCCTCCAGTTCTTTACCGGACAGAAGTAAAAATGAATAACACCACTGCAGCCAGGGCAGATCCCTGGGGGCTCCCCGGTTGATACACTCCCTAAAAAAGGCCTTGCCCTCTTCTTTATTCTGATTCAGAAGGTAGGGTATTCCCAGCATGGCTCCATAACGGCCCAGCAGATTCGGCTTTTTATCTCCAATTTCTTTTTCCAGCCGGATGATCTTGTCCAGGTTGGAAATAGTGAGAGATGTGTTGATCATCATTCTGATATTTCGTGAGCTTAATTTCTTCTTTTCGTATACTTCATTTTCAAGATAAGCGGTCAGTCCGGGCCAATCTTCCTTCTCCAGGAGAGAAAACATTTTCCAGTTGATCATGAAATAGGCATCAAGTACCGATATAAAAAGTAAAAAGATCAGGGCAAGAAACCAGTTTTCTACCCAGAATATGCGAGTATATTCTCCGCCGAGAATAAATAACGGCATTAAAGCTATAAAAAGGAATGAAAACAGGATGATTCCGTTAAACAGGAAAAAAATGGTTTTAAACTTCATCAATGTTGCTCCTATAATAAAAAATAGTGTAAATTATATCCAGAATGGGGTCAACTAAGTTGGAAAATGATCAAAAGATGAACAACATTGAAACCAGAAGCCTGAAACAGGGAATGTACTTTGAATCTCCAGTATTCCTCGATGAAGGTTATGTATTGCTTACTCCGGAAACGCCTGTCTCTGAAATGCTGTTGAAAAGCCTGATTGCATGGGGTTTCACGACTCTGTTAACCGAAGGTTCTCCCATCGGTAGGGAAACTCCCACTCAAGGCGGTCCGACCTCCAATGTGCAAACTGCCACTCTGGATCAGAATGTAAAAGAAAAGGAAGGTCTGAGCAGGGCCCGAAAATTTTTTATGGAAATGTACCGTTTCACTGATAAGATATTCTCCAGATTCAAGGATGACAATATCCTGAATCTGAATGCCATGACAGAAGAAATAAAAAAAGCCATCACCATGATCAGGGAAAATGACAAGTATGTCCTGCGTTTTCAGGAAATAGTACCACATGAAGGCAGTGAGTACATGATCAACCATTCTGTTAAATCAACGATCCTGGCACTGACTATCGGTGAAAGGCTGAAAATGCCAAATCATAAACTCATAGAACTGGGAATTGCTTCCCTCCTTCATGAAGTAGGAATGCTCCAAATTCCGAGCAGAATCTACGATAAGGAAGGAGCCCTGTCCGAAGGCGAGAAAAAATTGATCAATGCCCATACCCTTCTCGGGTTCAGGTCTCTAAGAGATTTCTCTCTTCCCAGAGACATCCTGTTAGGAGTTCTGGAGCACCATGAAAGGACTGATGGTTCCGGTTACCCTCAGGGTCTTTCTACGGCTCGGATTTCACAGTTTGGTAAAATCATAGCCGTTGCCTGTTCTTATGACGCTCAAATTTCAAATAGACCATTCAGATCCGGACGGGACGCCCATACAAGTTTGACCGGTATGCTGAGAGAGATGCGTTCCCATTATGATGAAGACGTGATGAAGGCTCTGCTGGGTATTCTTTCCATCTATCCTCTAGGCAGTTATATAACACTGAAAAACGGATATACCGGAATCGTAACCGAGACAAACAATGCAGATTTTCGTTATCCCACAGTCAAAATACTATTGGACAAAAATAAAAACATCCTTCAGGATCAACCTTCGGTACA harbors:
- the gltX gene encoding glutamate--tRNA ligase, with product MSVRVRYAPSPTGLQHIGGVRTALFNYFFAKANGGSFILRIEDTDQERYNDEALQDLYDTLDWLDIPWDEGPGKGEFGPYQQSKRFDIYQDYAQKLLKTDKAYYCFCSSERLESVREEQKKNKSSVQGYDRHCRDLDPAEALARKEAGESCVLRLKVPLEGKTTFHDEVMGDITRKNSDVSPDPVIVKTDGFPTYHLANVIDDHRMEITHIMRAQEWIPSGPLHVILYEAFGWTPPKYCHLPLVMGKDGSKLSKRHGSTSLVDFRKTGYLPEAIINYISLLGWSFDDSREFFTREDLEQLFSMERINKAPAVFDYKKLEWFNGQYIRMKSKESLLELLIPILQKDGIVSYPMTEEETAILDGAFPLVQERLKFTTDVSEMIRFLYKDLESYNCEDALPKKMELSQIPAVLDAAAALLEGFKSRSQEENEQAFYNLSQEMGLKMGQVMQPVRVAVTGTNISPPLFESIRLLGVEKAIQRLNALKEQILMTLRP
- a CDS encoding pyridoxal phosphate-dependent aminotransferase; this translates as MLIKKSHKLDNVCYDIRGPVLKEAMRLEEEGYRILKLNTGNPGVFGFDAPDEIRHDIILNLLEAQGYSDSKGVFSARKAVMHECQRLGIQGVDTDDIYLGNGVSELISMAMHGLLNNGDEILIPMPDYPLWTAASVLAGGKAVHYTCDEQALWYPDLDDIKSKINENTRGIVVINPNNPTGSVYPREILEAIIEIAREHDLIIFSDEIYDKILYDDSVHIPMASLADDILIVTFNGLSKSYRAAGFRAGWMILSGNRKIASDYIEGLDILSNMRLCSNVPAQLGIQTALGGYQSIKDLVAPGGRLRNQRDFFYEKLISIPGISCVKPQGALYMFPKIDAGKFNVHNDEKLIYDILTETRTLLVQGTGFNWKEPDHFRMVFLPDLEVLSLVANRLESFFETYIQE
- a CDS encoding HD-GYP domain-containing protein — protein: MNNIETRSLKQGMYFESPVFLDEGYVLLTPETPVSEMLLKSLIAWGFTTLLTEGSPIGRETPTQGGPTSNVQTATLDQNVKEKEGLSRARKFFMEMYRFTDKIFSRFKDDNILNLNAMTEEIKKAITMIRENDKYVLRFQEIVPHEGSEYMINHSVKSTILALTIGERLKMPNHKLIELGIASLLHEVGMLQIPSRIYDKEGALSEGEKKLINAHTLLGFRSLRDFSLPRDILLGVLEHHERTDGSGYPQGLSTARISQFGKIIAVACSYDAQISNRPFRSGRDAHTSLTGMLREMRSHYDEDVMKALLGILSIYPLGSYITLKNGYTGIVTETNNADFRYPTVKILLDKNKNILQDQPSVQTSEAGEMKIVSVLNNSEIENIKALLQTKT